The nucleotide window CGCCGCCAGGGGATCGGCGGTGACGGGGCAGCGTGCGTCGACCTCCGCTTTGAGGCTCTTCGAGATGAGCACGAGCAGCGACTGCTTGTCCTTGACATGCCAGTACAGAGCGGAGGGCTGAACCTCGAGTTCACGGGCGAGCCTGCGCATCGAGAGGTCACCGAGACCGTAGCGCGAAAGGATGTCCAAAGCGGTGTGTGTGATGCTTTCGGCCGTCAGTGCCAATGAGACATACCTTTCATTCTGCGTCGGAGCCCCACTCCGATTTTTCAGATCGCGTTCCCCTCGCTATAGTAGTTCCTGGTCACGGGATATAGCGCAGCTTGGTAGCGCGCCTCGTTCGGGACGAGGAGGTCGTGGGTTCGAATCCCGCTATCCCGACCAGGGAGAAGTGCCGCAACATCGCTCATGCGAGGTTGCGGCACTTTCTGCATCTCCGGCTCTCGATCGCAGCGCCTGCGATCCCTATTCGGTTCGGGGTTGTGACCGATCCGCCGCCTCGGCGAAGTTCTGTGCCAGGGCATCGGGGTCGGTGCCGCGCCACCGGCCGATCGCCTTCATCACCTGAAAGACGATGATCGCCGAGGCGGTGCCCAGTGCGATTCCCTCGAACTGCAGTCCGCCCGGGGTCCAGGTGAAGTTCGCGATGGCAACGATGAGGGACACCGCTGCGGTGTTGAGGTTGATCGGATTGGAGAAATCGACCTTGTTCTCCACCCAGATCCGTACGCCGAGCATGCCGATCATCCCGTAGAGCACGGTCGCCGCACCGCCGAGGACTCCCGGAGGAATGGTGGCGATGATCTCGCCGAACTTCGGCAGCATACTGAGGATGAGTGCGATGATCGCCGCGCACAGATAGGCGGCGGTGGAGAAGATCCGCGTCGCGGCCATGACTCCGATGTTCTCGGCATACGTCGTGGTCCCGGAGCCGCCGCCCGAGCCGGCGAGGATGGTGGAGAAGCCGTCGGCGAAGAGCGTTCGGCCGGTGAGGGAATCCAGATCCCGGCCGGTCATCGCGGCCACAGATTTCACGTGCCCGATGTTCTCGGCGATGAGCACGAGGACGACGGGCAGGAAGAGACCGAGGTATCCGAGGTCGAAAGCGGGGGCGTGGAAGGCGGGCAGTCCCACCCAGTCGGCCTTCGTCACCGTGGAGAAGTCGAGCTGTCCCTGCAGTCCTGCCGCGGCATAGCCGACGAGCACGCCGATGAGGATGGAGAGTCTGCCGATCATGCCGCGGAACAGGACCGTGGTGAGCAGGATCGCGGCGATGGTGATGACGGCTGTCAGCGGTGCTGCCTGCACCCAGTCCCAGGCGGCGGGGGCGAGGTTGAGGCCGATGAGGGCGACGATGGCTCCGGTCACGACCGGCGGCATCGTCACTTCGATCCACCGCACCCCGACGAAGTGGACGACGATTCCGACGAGAGCGAGCGTGACTCCCACGGAGATGATGCCGCCCTGCGCCAGTGCCATCGCGTGAGAGTCGAGGTCCTCCCCGGCGGTCGCCGAGAACCCGGTGACCGCGCCGATCGGGGCGAGCAGACCGAATGAGGATCCGAGATACGAGGGCATCATGCCCTTCGTGATGAGCAGAAAGAGCAGAGTTCCGATTGCGGTGAAGAAGAGCGTCGTCGACGGAGGGAACCCGGTGAGCAGCGGGACGAGGAATGTCGCTCCGAACATCGCCACCACATGCTGTGCGCCGATGCTGATGGTCCGCGGCCAGCTCAGTCGCTCTTCCGGCAGCACGCGCTCACCGGGTCCGATCGTGCGTCCATCGCCGTACAGGCGCCATCCGCGCTGTCGTTCCGATCCTTGCCGAGTGTTCGCCTGCTGCGAGTCCGCCATTGCGCTCCCTGTTCCGTGCCGATCGCCCGAGTGCGGAACACAGTTCTGATCCGCCGGAAGAATTCTATGCGCAGAAGCACGGGCCCCGTCACTTCGGCACGGCACTCGGAGCGGCGAACGGGTGGGGCGGATCACCTCTCTGCTAGTGTATTGAACACTGTTCAGGATATGTGACCAGGACAGACTCCATGCCAGGATTCCTTCCATCGACGCAAAGGACCACTCGACGATGACCATGACACCCGATCAGCTTGCCGACTCGATCCTCGACGGGCGAGAGATCACCGAGGCCGAAGCGCTTGCCCTGCTGGCGACGCCCGATGCCGAACTCCTCGACCTCGTCAGCGCCGGATCCCGACTGCGTCGCCGGCACTTCGGAATGACGATCAAACTCAACTACCTCGTGAACCTCAAATCGGGAATGTGCCCGGAAAGCTGCACGTACTGCTCCCAGTCGCTGGGCTCGAAGGCCGAGATCCTCAAATACTCCTGGCTGAGCACCGAGGAGGCGATGGATCAGGCGAGCATGGGAATCGGCGGGGGAGCCTCCCGCGTCTGCCTGGTGGCCAGCGGCCGCGGACCCAGCCGCCGAGACGTCGGCAGGGTCGGTGAGATCGTCGAGAGGCTGAAAGGCGAGAATCCCGAGGTCGAGGTCTGCGCGTGCCTGGGCATCCTCAAGGACGGACAGGCCGAAGCCCTCAAAGAGGCAGGAGCGGACGCCTACAACCACAACATCAACACGGCGGAATCCTTCCACGACAACATCGTCAAGACCCACTCTTACGAGGATCGGACGAACACCGTAGAACTCGCCAAATCCGCCGGCCTCTCACCCTGCAGCGGACTCATCGTCGGACTGGGGGAGAGCGACGAGCAGATCATCGAAGCGCTCTTCGCGCTGAGGGGCCTCGACTCCGAATCCATCCCGATCAACTTCCTCGTGCCCTTCGACGGCACCCCGCTCGAGGGCCGATGGAACCTCACCCCGACACAGTGCATGAAGATCGTCGCCACGGCACGATTCGTCTGCCCTGACCGGGAGATCCGTCTGGCCGGCGGGCGGGAGATCCACCTCAAGTCGCTGCAGCCGATGGCTCTGCACCTGGCCAATTCGATCTTCCTCGGCGACTACCTCACCGCCGAGGGCCAGGCAGCAGCCGACGACCTCGCGATGATCCGCGACAACGGGTTCACGATCCTCGGCCAGGACGAGTCCGCAGTCCGGAGCGAGGACACGGACACGCCGACCGCCGAGGATGCCGACCACAGCGATCCCGTCATCCGCAGGCGCGGAGCGGGCACCACGCAGGTCGCCAACGTCTGAAATCGACGGACTGTGAGCTGCGCGGAAGCTGCGTCTCAGGCGTCCCGGAGGCTGCGCTTGAGGATCTTGCCGGCAGAGTTCTTCGGCAGCTCGGCCACGAACTCCACGCGCTTGGGAACCTTGAAGCCTGCCAGTCGGTCCTTCACATGGGCGATGACCGCCTCGGCGCTCAGTTCCGATTGGTCGTCCTTGAGGACGACGAAGGCGGTGATCGC belongs to Brevibacterium spongiae and includes:
- the bioB gene encoding biotin synthase BioB → MTMTPDQLADSILDGREITEAEALALLATPDAELLDLVSAGSRLRRRHFGMTIKLNYLVNLKSGMCPESCTYCSQSLGSKAEILKYSWLSTEEAMDQASMGIGGGASRVCLVASGRGPSRRDVGRVGEIVERLKGENPEVEVCACLGILKDGQAEALKEAGADAYNHNINTAESFHDNIVKTHSYEDRTNTVELAKSAGLSPCSGLIVGLGESDEQIIEALFALRGLDSESIPINFLVPFDGTPLEGRWNLTPTQCMKIVATARFVCPDREIRLAGGREIHLKSLQPMALHLANSIFLGDYLTAEGQAAADDLAMIRDNGFTILGQDESAVRSEDTDTPTAEDADHSDPVIRRRGAGTTQVANV
- a CDS encoding uracil-xanthine permease family protein, whose protein sequence is MADSQQANTRQGSERQRGWRLYGDGRTIGPGERVLPEERLSWPRTISIGAQHVVAMFGATFLVPLLTGFPPSTTLFFTAIGTLLFLLITKGMMPSYLGSSFGLLAPIGAVTGFSATAGEDLDSHAMALAQGGIISVGVTLALVGIVVHFVGVRWIEVTMPPVVTGAIVALIGLNLAPAAWDWVQAAPLTAVITIAAILLTTVLFRGMIGRLSILIGVLVGYAAAGLQGQLDFSTVTKADWVGLPAFHAPAFDLGYLGLFLPVVLVLIAENIGHVKSVAAMTGRDLDSLTGRTLFADGFSTILAGSGGGSGTTTYAENIGVMAATRIFSTAAYLCAAIIALILSMLPKFGEIIATIPPGVLGGAATVLYGMIGMLGVRIWVENKVDFSNPINLNTAAVSLIVAIANFTWTPGGLQFEGIALGTASAIIVFQVMKAIGRWRGTDPDALAQNFAEAADRSQPRTE